A stretch of the Rosa rugosa chromosome 5, drRosRugo1.1, whole genome shotgun sequence genome encodes the following:
- the LOC133712894 gene encoding uncharacterized protein LOC133712894 isoform X1 → MASHTVALFFVFFIINLASLQVFAGVVLEEGYTVTTVIDGHKLDINPYSVLPRPGSSDLIVLDSSGSAFYTVSLPPSKSQDSVVKRLSGAGGEGYTDGESGTALFRKPRAFAVNQKGTVFVADRSNNVIRKISASGVSTIAGGYSLKPGHEDGPAQNATFSSDFDLAFDAGKCVLLVSDRGNQLVRLISLKPEDCAGSSPPSALGSVPRWIIGLGSCFVGILVGLVVPYIRRYEGSNQLGFSVTWKQCQMKLGNQAQTIFFARRSAIASFSIPVLSLLRRLFWLCISHLSLMFSINSVESRVSRKECVSLLDLDVNNSSTSETTESSKYVVQLKDLMPLDGSMELSSSDNRMLKLDGNAGGSNVLSGCHGGIDGMIDSNIMGFVDGALGSSSGLVKRR, encoded by the exons ATGGCGTCACACACAGTTGctctcttcttcgtcttcttcatcatcaaccTGGCTTCGCTTCAAG TCTTCGCCGGAGTCGTGCTGGAAGAAGGCTACACAGTCACCACGGTGATCGACGGCCACAAACTCGATATAAACCCTTACTCGGTGCTCCCTCGGCCTGGATCGTCCGATCTCATCGTCCTTGATTCTTCCGGTAGTGCCTTCTACACCGTATCACTCCCCCCATCCAAATCCCAAG ATAGCGTGGTTAAACGGCTCTCCGGCGCCGGCGGCGAGGGCTATACAGACGGAGAGTCCGGTACGGCCCTGTTCAGGAAGCCGAGGGCCTTCGCGGTGAACCAGAAAGGAACGGTTTTTGTTGCCGATAGGAGCAATAATGTGATAAGGAAAATAAGCGCCTCAG GTGTGAGCACCATTGCTGGAGGTTACTCACTGAAGCCTGGGCACGAGGACGGTCCTGCACAAAACGCAACGTTTAGTTCGGATTTCGACCTGGCTTTTGATGCTGGTAAGTGTGTGCTTTTGGTATCTGATCGTGGGAATCAGTTGGTGCGGTTGATTAGTCTCAAACCGGAGGACTGTGCCGGGAGTTCTCCGCCGTCTG CACTTGGATCAGTTCCACGGTGGATTATCGGTCTGGGGTCCTGTTTTGTGGGAATTTTAGTCGGACTTGTAGTTCCTTATATTAGGCGTTAT GAGGGCAGCAACCAGCTCGGCTTCAGCGTGACATGGAAGCAATGCCAAATGAAATTGGGGAATCAAGCACAGACTATTTTCTTCGCCAGGAGAAGCGCAATTGCTAGCTTCTCCATCCCTGTTTTGTCGCTGTTGAGGCGGCTCTTTTGGTTGTGCATCTCCCATCTTTCTCTTATGTTTAGTATTAACAGTGTGGAGTCCCGAGTTTCTCGCAAGGAATGTGTATCTTTGCTTGATCTCGATGTCAATAACAGTAGTACTTCTGAGACGACAGAGTCATCCAAGTATGTGGTTCAGTTAAAGGATTTGATGCCTTTAGATGGAAGCATGGAGTTGTCTAGTAGTGATAACCGGATGCTGAAGCTAGATGGTAATGCAGGGGGGAGCAATGTGTTATCTGGTTGCCATGGAGGAATAGATGGCATGATAGACAGTAATATTATGGGATTTGTGGATGGAGCTTTGGGAAGTAGTTCAGGTCTAGTTAAGAGGAGATGA
- the LOC133710918 gene encoding potassium transporter 6-like produces MDLETGIDRNQVKKESWRTILSLAYQSLGVVYGDLSTSPLYVYKSTFAEDIEHSETNEEIFGVLSFVFWTLTLVPLLKYVFIVLRADDNGEGGTFALYSLLCRHARVSSLPNSQSADEELTDYKKERDTRSLKPNSGFGSGLKSTLEKHRVLQRCLLVLALIGTCMVIGDGVLTPAISVFSAVSGLEFSLSEKHHKYVELPIACIVLIGLFALQHYGTHRVGFLFAPIVLAWLLCISVIGLYNILHFNPTVYKALSPYYMYKFLKKTQKGGWMSLGGILLCITGSEAMFADLGHFSQLSIQIAFTSLVYPALVLAYMGQAAYISTHYTKGGNSNIGFYISVPEKVRWPVLVIAVLAAVVGSQAIITGTFSIIKQCSALDCFPRVKIVHTSSKIHGQIYIPEINWMLMLLCLAVTIGFRDTKRMGNASGFAVISVMLVTTCLMSLVIVLCWHRSIFFAICFVFFFGTIEALYFSASLVKFHQGAWVPVALALCFFFVMYVWHYGTVRKYEFEVQNKVSINWLLSLGPSLGIVRVRGIGLVHTDLVSGIPAIFSHFVTNLPAFHQVLVFLCIKSVPVPHVRPEERFLVGQIGPREYRLYRCIVRYGYRDVHKDDMEFENDLVCSIAEFLRSGSSPDCNILSEDSGKEDDKMTVVGTRSTHADGIQLSEDSVEMTAEITTLGQKEIRSPSPPVRQREIRSPPMPQRRKKVRFIVPESPKIQTGAREELRELMEAREAGIAYIVGNTYMNAKKGSSWMKRFAINYGYEFLRRNSRTASYALNIPHASTLEVGMIYHV; encoded by the exons ATGGATCTGGAAACTGGGATTGATCGAAACCAAGTAAAG AAGGAATCATGGAGGACAATTCTGAGTCTGGCTTATCAGAGCCTTGGAGTTGTCTATGGGGATTTGAGCACTTCACCTCTGTATGTGTACAAGAGCACATTTGCTGAAGATATAGAACACTCTGAGACCAATGAAGAAATCTTTGGAGTGTTGTCGTTTGTGTTCTGGACTCTCACACTTGTGCCTCTTCTCAAATATGTGTTTATTGTGCTCAGAGCTGATGATAATGGTGAAGGAGGGACATTTGCTTTGTATTCCTTGCTGTGTAGACATGCCAGAGTGAGCTCACTACCCAATTCCCAATCGGCTGATGAGGAGCTTACAGATTACAAGAAGGAAAGAGATACAAGGTCCTTGAAGCCCAACTCCGGTTTCGGGTCAGGCTTGAAGTCAACTTTGGAGAAGCATAGGGTGTTGCAGAGGtgtttacttgtacttgctttGATTGGCACTTGTATGGTGATTGGTGATGGTGTTCTCACACCAGCTATTTCTG TGTTTTCTGCTGTTTCTGGGCTTGAGTTTTCTTTGTCCGAAAAGCATCACAAAT ATGTAGAACTTCCAATTGCCTGCATAGTTCTGATAGGCCTCTTTGCGCTTCAACATTATGGCACTCATAGAGTTGGGTTCTTGTTTGCTCCTATAGTTCTGGCATGGCTTCTGTGCATCAGTGTGATTGGTCTTTACAATATACTTCACTTCAATCCAACTGTGTACAAGGCACTTTCTCCATATTATATGTACAAATTTCTGAAGAAAACACAGAAAGGAGGTTGGATGTCCCTGGGTGGGATTTTGTTGTGTATAACAG GTTCAGAAGCCATGTTTGCTGATCTTGGACACTTTTCGCAACTGTCAATCCAG ATTGCTTTCACCTCTTTGGTTTATCCAGCTTTGGTTCTAGCATACATGGGACAAGCTGCTTACATATCTACACATTACACTAAGGGAGGAAACTCCAACATTGGATTTTACATATCTGTACCAG AGAAAGTGAGATGGCCTGTTCTGGTTATAGCTGTGCTTGCAGCAGTAGTAGGAAGCCAGGCCATTATAACTGGGACTTTCTCAATCATCAAGCAATGTTCGGCCCTGGATTGCTTCCCAAGAGTCAAAATAGTCCATACATCATCCAAAATCCACGGCCAAATATATATCCCAGAAATCAATTGGATGTTGATGTTGTTATGTCTGGCTGTTACTATCGGTTTCAGAGACACAAAGCGCATGGGTAATGCATCAG GTTTTGCAGTCATCTCTGTGATGCTGGTCACAACCTGCTTAATGTCCCTCGTTATTGTCCTGTGCTGGCACCGGAGCATCTTCTTTGCAATTTGCTTTGTGTTCTTTTTCGGCACAATAGAAGCTCTTTACTTCTCAGCTTCTCTTGTCAAGTTCCACCAAGGAGCATGGGTTCCTGTTGCTCTTGCTCTGTGTTTTTTCTTTGTCATGTATGTTTGGCACTATGGCACAGTTAGAAAGTACGAGTTTGAAGTTCAGAACAAGGTCTCCATTAACTGGCTTCTCAGCCTTGGTCCCAGCCTTGGGATTGTCCGAGTTCGTGGGATTGGCCTCGTACACACCGATCTTGTATCTGGAATTCCAGCAATCTTCTCCCACTTTGTTACCAACCTTCCGGCTTTTCACCAAGTTCTAGTTTTCCTCTGCATCAAGTCTGTCCCAGTCCCACATGTTAGACCTGAGGAACGGTTTCTAGTGGGGCAAATTGGTCCAAGAGAGTATCGACTATACAGGTGTATTGTACGATATGGATATCGTGATGTACACAAAGATGATATGGAATTTGAGAATGATCTTGTCTGTAGTATAGCAGAGTTCCTACGGTCAGGAAGCAGTCCTGATTGCAATATTTTGAGTGAAGATTCTGGGAAAGAAGATGACAAAATGACGGTTGTTGGAACACGTTCTACTCATGCAGACGGGATTCAGCTGAGTGAGGACAGTGTAGAAATGACTGCAGAAATTACTACACTGGGGCAAAAAGAAATAAGATCACCGTCACCACCGGTGAGACAGAGAGAAATAAGGTCACCGCCAATGCCCCAACGGAGGAAGAAGGTAAGGTTCATCGTTCCGGAGAGCCCAAAGATCCAGACAGGTGCAAGGGAGGAACTGCGAGAGCTAATGGAAGCTAGGGAAGCTGGAATAGCTTACATAGTAGGGAACACGTACATGAATGCAAAGAAAGGATCAAGTTGGATGAAGAGGTTTGCCATTAACTACGGATATGAGTTTTTGAGGAGGAATAGCAGAACAGCTAGCTATGCACTAAATATTCCTCACGCGTCTACATTGGAGGTGGGGATGATCTACCATGTTTGA
- the LOC133712893 gene encoding uncharacterized protein LOC133712893 has protein sequence MGRAVLVLGLVLLVLIGGASSAPMSPTSKIVSGYFSNLASVFMKWLWSLKATTKTAVSGRPMVKFESGFTVETVFDGSKLGIEPHTVEVLPNGELLILDSANSNIYRMSSSLSIYSRPKLVAGSPEGNVGHIDGKPREARMNHPKGLTVDDRGNIYIADTRNMAIRKISDAGVTTIAGGKLGRGGSHVDGPSEDAKFSNDFDVVYIGSSCSLLVIDRGNQAIREIQLHFDDCAYQYGSGFPLGIAMLLGAGFFGYMLALLQRRVGTIVSSQNDEVLTKPGMPSSPYKKPLKSVMPPLIPTEDEQEKQEEGFFGSLGKLLVNAWASILEILGKKHSNYQDQSQQQQQHKHSNTWPVQDSYVIADEDEPPTIETRTPTPRKTYAFMAKDAETMQQLRQSRVFYNGWGDHQQQPKQQQHYHRHQSSTPQTFYEQSCDQTTEIVFGAVQEQDGKGEAVVIKPIDYGDPMLGHRSVSYRFNSMGYPRGY, from the exons ATGGGTCGGGCAGTTTTGGTTCTGGGTCTTGTTCTTTTGGTTCTGATCGGAGGTGCCTCATCGGCTCCGATGAGTCCCACATCAA AGATTGTAAGTGGGTATTTCTCAAATTTGGCGTCTGTGTTTATGAAATGGCTCTGGTCACTGAAAGCAACAACCAAGACAG CGGTTTCGGGCCGTCCGATGGTGAAGTTTGAGAGTGGGTTTACGGTGGAGACAGTGTTTGATGGGAGCAAGCTTGGTATTGAGCCTCACACTGTTGAGGTTTTGCCAAATGGGGAGCTTTTGATTTTGGACTCTGCTAATAGTAACATTTATAGAATGTCTTCGTCTCTATCTATAT ATAGCAGACCAAAGCTGGTTGCAGGGTCCCCTGAAGGCAATGTTGGACATATAGATGGAAAGCCCAGAGAGGCAAGAATGAACCACCCAAAGGGGCTTACAGTTGATGACAGGGGAAACATTTATATTGCAGACACAAGAAATATGGCAATCAGGAAAATTAGTGATGCTG GGGTCACAACAATTGCAGGAGGGAAATTGGGCCGTGGGGGAAGCCATGTGGATGGACCAAGTGAAGATGCAAAATTTTCCAACGACTTTGATGTGGTTTACATTGGAAGCAGCTGCTCCTTACTTGTCATAGACAGAGGAAATCAAGCTATCAGGGAGATCCAACTCCATTTTGATGATTGTGCTTACCAATATGGAAGTGGTTTCCCGCTTG GGATTGCGATGCTTCTGGGGGCAGGCTTTTTTGGTTACATGTTAGCATTACTGCAACGTAGAGTGGGTACAATTGTCTCTTCCCAAAAT GATGAAGTCCTAACCAAGCCAGGAATGCCGTCAAGTCCATACAAAAAGCCTCTGAAATCAGTCATGCCACCACTGATTCCAACTGAAGATGAGCAGGAGAAGCAAGAAGAAGGCTTCTTTGGATCACTTGGAAAGCTTTTAGTCAATGCCTGGGCATCTATTTTGGAAATTCTTGGGAAAAAGCATTCAAACTATCAAGACCAAAGCCAGCAGCAACAGCAGCACAAGCATTCAAATACTTGGCCTGTGCAAGATAGTTATGTGATAGCAGATGAGGACGAGCCGCCTACAATTGAGACCCGAACCCCTACCCCACGCAAAACCTATGCGTTTATGGCCAAGGATGCTGAAACAATGCAACAGTTGCGACAAAGCCGAGTTTTCTACAATGGGTGGGGTGATCATCAACAGCAGCCAAAACAGCAGCAGCATTATCATCGTCACCAGTCATCCACTCCACAAACTTTCTATGAGCAGAGCTGTGATCAAACCACTGAGATTGTGTTTGGGGCAGTCCAGGAGCAGGATGGGAAGGGTGAAGCTGTGGTCATTAAGCCTATTGATTACGGAGATCCCATGCTTGGTCATCGCAGTGTTAGCTACCGATTCAATTCAATGGGCTATCCCCGTGGTTATTGA
- the LOC133712894 gene encoding uncharacterized protein LOC133712894 isoform X2, with protein MASHTVALFFVFFIINLASLQVFAGVVLEEGYTVTTVIDGHKLDINPYSVLPRPGSSDLIVLDSSGSAFYTVSLPPSKSQDSVVKRLSGAGGEGYTDGESGTALFRKPRAFAVNQKGTVFVADRSNNVIRKISASGVSTIAGGYSLKPGHEDGPAQNATFSSDFDLAFDAGKCVLLVSDRGNQLVRLISLKPEDCAGSSPPSALGSVPRWIIGLGSCFVGILVGLVVPYIRRYTGGQQPARLQRDMEAMPNEIGESSTDYFLRQEKRNC; from the exons ATGGCGTCACACACAGTTGctctcttcttcgtcttcttcatcatcaaccTGGCTTCGCTTCAAG TCTTCGCCGGAGTCGTGCTGGAAGAAGGCTACACAGTCACCACGGTGATCGACGGCCACAAACTCGATATAAACCCTTACTCGGTGCTCCCTCGGCCTGGATCGTCCGATCTCATCGTCCTTGATTCTTCCGGTAGTGCCTTCTACACCGTATCACTCCCCCCATCCAAATCCCAAG ATAGCGTGGTTAAACGGCTCTCCGGCGCCGGCGGCGAGGGCTATACAGACGGAGAGTCCGGTACGGCCCTGTTCAGGAAGCCGAGGGCCTTCGCGGTGAACCAGAAAGGAACGGTTTTTGTTGCCGATAGGAGCAATAATGTGATAAGGAAAATAAGCGCCTCAG GTGTGAGCACCATTGCTGGAGGTTACTCACTGAAGCCTGGGCACGAGGACGGTCCTGCACAAAACGCAACGTTTAGTTCGGATTTCGACCTGGCTTTTGATGCTGGTAAGTGTGTGCTTTTGGTATCTGATCGTGGGAATCAGTTGGTGCGGTTGATTAGTCTCAAACCGGAGGACTGTGCCGGGAGTTCTCCGCCGTCTG CACTTGGATCAGTTCCACGGTGGATTATCGGTCTGGGGTCCTGTTTTGTGGGAATTTTAGTCGGACTTGTAGTTCCTTATATTAGGCGTTAT ACAGGAGGGCAGCAACCAGCTCGGCTTCAGCGTGACATGGAAGCAATGCCAAATGAAATTGGGGAATCAAGCACAGACTATTTTCTTCGCCAGGAGAAGCGCAATTGCTAG
- the LOC133712892 gene encoding probable alpha,alpha-trehalose-phosphate synthase [UDP-forming] 10: MASRSCANLLELASGVLDIPCTPSPRTLPRVMTVPGIISDVDSYSNDDGDSDGTSSVCRERKIVVANMLPLHAKRDPETNKWCFSLDEDSILIHLKDGFSSETEVVYVGSLKAEIDASEQDEVAQKLLEEFNCVPTFLPSDLQKKFYLGFCKRQLWPLFHYMLPMCPDHGDRFDRSLWQAYVSANKIYADKVMEVINPEDDCVWVHDYHLMVLPTFLRKRYYRVKLGFFLHSPFPSSEIYRTLTVRDEILRGLLNCDLIGFHTFDYARHFLSCCSRMLGLDYESKRGHIGLDYFGRTVYIKILPVGVHMGRLESALNLPSTTAKVKEIQEQFKGKKVILGIDDMDIFKGISLKLLAVEQLLQQNPELQGKIVLVQIVNPARGFGKDVQEAKNETYLTAKRINVVYGSPNYEPVILIDHPVSHQEKSAYYAVAECCIVNAVRDGMNLVPYKYIVCRQGTPDMNEALGITEDSPRTSMLVVSEFIGCSPSLSGAIRVNPWDIDAVADALNLAITMSNSEKQLRHEKHYRYVSSHDVAYWARSFSQDLDRACQDHYSKRCWGIGLGLRFRVVSLSPNFRKLSVDHIVSAYKRTTRRAIFLDYDGTVIPQTSIIKSPSPEVLSMMNSLCKDPKNTVFIVSGRSRTSLGDWFASCEKLGIAAEHGYFLRWDSTSKWETSLVSADLDWKEIVEPVMRLYTEATDGSNIESKESALVWHHQDADPDFGSCQAKELLDHLENVLANEPALVKRGQHIVEVKPQGVSKGLVAEKVLLRMVNDGKPPDFVMCIGDDRSDEDMFESILSTVASPLLPSPPEIFACTVGRKPSKAKYYLDDAIDVVKLLQGLATASNPKPRNLPHIQVSFESAFDSVM, from the exons ATGGCTTCAAGATCTTGTGCAAACCTTTTAGAATTGGCATCTGGAGTTTTGGATATTCCTTGTACTCCTAGTCCAAGGACCCTTCCTCGGGTGATGACTGTTCCTGGTATTATCTCTGATGTCGATAGTTACAGCAATGATGATGGGGATTCAGATGGCACTTCATCTGTTTGCCGTGAGCGGAAAATTGTAGTTGCGAATATGTTACCGTTACATGCTAAAAGGGACCCAGAAACAAACAAATGGTGCTTCAGTTTGGATGAGGATTCAATTTTGATACATTTAAAGGACGGGTTTTCGTCTGAAACTGAGGTTGTTTATGTGGGGTCTCTCAAGGCTGAAATAGATGCTAGTGAACAAGATGAGGTTGCACAGAAACTGCTGGAGGAATTCAATTGTGTGCCAACATTTCTGCCCAGTGATCTCCAGAAAAAGTTCTATTTGGGTTTCTGTAAACGGCAACTATGGCCCCTTTTCCATTATATGTTGCCCATGTGCCCAGACCATGGTGACCGCTTTGACCGCTCGTTGTGGCAGGCCTACGTATCTGCAAACAAAATATATGCAGACAAGGTGATGGAAGTTATTAATCCTGAGGATGATTGTGTCTGGGTTCACGATTATCATTTGATGGTTCTCCCAACATTTTTGAGGAAGCGATACTATCGGGTAAAGCTTGGGTTTTTTCTTCACAGCCCATTCCCATCATCAGAAATTTATCGAACTTTGACTGTTCGAGATGAAATCTTGAGAGGTTTACTGAATTGTGACCTAATTGGTTTTCATACATTTGATTATGCACGTCACTTCCTCTCCTGCTGCAGCAGAATGCTGGGCCTTGACTATGAATCTAAGCGAGGACACATTGGGCTTGATTATTTTGGCCGCACAGTTTACATTAAAATTCTGCCTGTAGGAGTTCATATGGGTCGGCTTGAATCTGCATTGAATCTTCCCTCCACAACCGCCAAAGTCAAAGAGATTCAAGAACAGTTTAAGGGGAAAAAAGTGATCCTTGGCATTGATGACATGGACATATTTAAAGGCATCAGTCTAAAACTTCTAGCTGTAGAACAACTCTTACAGCAGAATCCAGAGTTGCAGGGCAAAATAGTCCTGGTCCAAATTGTGAATCCTGCGAGGGGCTTTGGGAAAGATGTACAGGAAGCAAAGAACGAGACATACTTGACTGCCAAAAGGATCAATGTGGTTTATGGTTCTCCTAATTATGAGCCAGTGATTCTGATTGATCATCCTGTTTCTCATCAAGAGAAATCAGCCTATTATGCTGTGGCCGAATGCTGTATAGTGAATGCTGTAAGGGATGGAATGAACTTAGTTCCTTACAAATATATTGTTTGCAGGCAGGGAACTCCAGATATGAATGAAGCTTTAGGCATAACAGAAGATTCTCCTCGGACGAGCATGCTCGTTGTGTCTGAATTTATTGGTTGCTCACCTTCTTTAAGTGGAGCAATCAGGGTTAACCCTTGGGATATTGATGCTGTGGCTGATGCTTTGAACTTGGCTATCACCATGTCTAACTCCGAGAAGCAGTTACGTCATGAGAAACACTATCGTTATGTCAGTTCTCATGATGTGGCATATTGGGCACGAAGCTTTTCACAGGATTTGGATAGAGCATGTCAAGATCATTATAGTAAAAGGTGCTGGGGAATTGGTTTGGGCTTGAGGTTCAGAGTTGTTTCCCTTTCTCCGAATTTTAGGAAGCTGTCTGTAGACCATATTGTCTCGGCTTATAAAAGAACAACTAGAAGGGCAATATTCTTGGACTATGATGGAACTGTCATTCCCCAAACTTCGATTATCAAGTCCCCAAGCCCGGAAGTCCTTTCTATGATGAATTCCCTGTGCAAAGATCCAAAGAACACTGTTTTTATTGTTAGTGGGAGGAGTAGGACTTCTCTGGGCGATTGGTTTGCCTCATGTGAGAAGCTGGGGATTGCTGCTGAGCATGGCTACTTCTTAAG GTGGGATAGTACTTCCAAGTGGGAAACCAGTCTAGTCTCTGCCGACCTTGATTGGAAAGAGATTGTGGAGCCTGTGATGAGATTATATACGGAGGCAACAGATGGCTCCAACATAGAAAGTAAAGAGAGTGCTTTGGTATGGCATCATCAAGATGCAGACCCTGACTTTGGATCCTGTCAGGCCAAGGAGTTGCTGGATCATCTGGAAAATGTGCTTGCTAATGAACCAGCTCTAGTCAAGAGAGGCCAGCATATCGTTGAGGTTAAGCCGCAG GGAGTAAGCAAAGGATTGGTTGCTGAGAAGGTTCTTTTGAGAATGGTCAATGATGGGAAGCCACCAGATTTTGTGATGTGCATTGGGGACGACAGATCTGATGAAGACATGTTTGAAAGCATATTAAGCACAGTTGCTAGTCCTTTATTGCCTTCGCCTCCTGAGATATTTGCTTGCACAGTTGGAAGAAAGCCAAGTAAGGCCAAGTACTATCTCGATGATGCAATTGATGTTGTGAAGTTACTTCAAGGCCTTGCTACTGCTTCAAACCCCAAGCCCAGGAATCTACCCCATATCCAGGTTTCTTTCGAGAGCGCCTTTGATTCGGTTATGTGA